Within Eremothecium cymbalariae DBVPG#7215 chromosome 3, complete sequence, the genomic segment CTAATTCAATTGGAGCTACAGGTGTAATAGTATTTGCAAAGACTGATATATCAGTCTTAAATTATGCTACTACTAACGTTCGCTGTGGTAATCTTTACTCCGTGTTGAAGGGAGCAACAGTAATCCAACTAGTCATCGATAGAAATAGCCAAAGGCAGAAGCTCACTTTTATATCTGCACATTTAGCCGCATCAGAAGGTAACAGGAACTTAAAGCGTCGTATCAATGACTTCACTACTGTAATGGACCACGTAAGATATAGCTTCAgcaaaatatttgatggATTGGTTTTCTTCTGTGGAGATCTTAATTTCCGTGTGCAACCTCCACAACCCATTGGCTTGGACTACACTGACGCTAACGTCATCCGTACGTTGCTCGATGAAAATGACGAATTAAATATGATTAGGTCCCAACACATAGCCTTGcaagaatttgaagaaccaaTAATTGAGTTCTCGCCCACATACAAATACTTTACAGAGATAGATGACAGCCTCTACAACTTCAGACGACAACCTTCTTGGTGTGACAGAATACTCTATAGCAAAAGTGCACACAACTTATTCATTAAAACGCAGAATTATAATGCTATAGTCAGGACACCAGCCCTATATTTTTCAGATCATCAACCAGTGGTATTAGGTGTCACCGTTAATATGACATCCAAACATTTTGAACCATTTGACAGACAAATGCCAAGGAGATTTGAGCATATATTGGGCACAGCCGTTGATATGCTCCTATTCATATTTACCTGGATCCACTGTAGCTACGGAATCCCTGGTGACTTGGTTGCAGGAGTTACTTTCTTAACTATTTTATATGTTCTACTCGATTAACCTGGTCGTATTCTCAAAcgttgatgatgattttgttttttacAACTTTTCACATCGCGATACCTTCTTTGATGGAGGACACTGTTTAGCATTATATCATCAGTATGCTCTTCAGAACTGTAAGTTCTGTATTTGCTGGAGGGTGTCAACGGCAGTTGCCTTTTTTAAGATCTAGGATTAGTTTAATGTCAGATAGGCAAGTTAAGAAGGGTTCCGTTAGACAGGTTTCTCCATCAGACATCGAAGATGACCATTTAACTGGAATTAGTTCTTCAGGGAggaaaaagatgaagaagaacaatGGAATGCGAGCCTTGCGTGATGAATCTGGATTTAAATTAAAAGTTCAAGATATAGGGATTTCTAGACATAAGCAAGTAGATCCAGAATATGAAGTACAAGTCAAAGGACCATTAAGAATAGTACTGCCGTACAATTTTACCTATAAAACTTTCTGCAAACTGAGATGGCGAGATAGGAAGTTGTTCGATATCTTCGTTGATGAATTTAGAGATCGTGAAAAAAGTTACTACAGAAAGGTGATTACCCAAGGAGCTGTTCTATTGAACGACATTCCGTCTACAATGGATAGTATCGTTCGTAACGGTGATTTAATTACGCATAATACCCATCGGCATGAACCTCCTGTTACATCTAGACCAATCAAAACAGTGTTCGAAAATGACGACATTTTAGTTATTGACAAACCAAGTGGGATTCCAGTGCATCCAACTGGAAGGTATCGATTCAACACTATTacaaaaattttagaaaaccAGCTGGGCTACACTGTTCACCCCTGTAACAGACTGGATAGATTAACTAGCGGATTGATGTTTTTAGCCAAGACTCCAAAAGGTGCAGACATCATGGGAGATCAACTGAAGGCTAGAGAAGTCACAAAGGAGTATGTTGCAAGAGTCGTTGGAGAGTTTCCAGTTGAACCGATTACTGTTTCTCAGCCCTTAAAGACGATTGAACCTAAGTTAGGTCTGAATAAGACATGCGatataaatgaagaagGCGCCAAAGAAGCGAAAACTAGGTTCAGAAGAATCAGTTTTGATGGAGAGACCAGTATAGTGAAATGTCAGCCATATACTGGAAGAACTCACCAAATCCGCGTTCACTTACAATACTTGGGATACCCAATTGCAAACGATCCTATATATTCCAATCCTCACATTTGGGGCCCCACTCTAGGAAAGGGATGTGAGGCAGATTACGAACAGATCATATCTAAACTCAATGAAATTGGTAAAACAAAGTCTGCCGAAAGCTGGTACCATCCAAACTCTGAAGGTGAGGTGCTAATGGGGAAGCAATGTTCTCAATGTGAAGCTGATCTGTACACAAACCCAGGACCTAACGACCTTGACTTATGGCTCCATGCATACTGCTATGAATCGACTGAGATTGACCGCGAAGGAAATAAGAAATGGAGTTATCGCACCTGTTTCCCCGAATGGGCATTGGCACCTCACAAAAAGTACTTAGAGCTCGCAGTTGAAGAGGCCAAAAAATGCGAGCCAACTACCACAGCTTTCAGTGTGGGTGCAGTTTTGGTGAACGGCACCGATATCATCTCAGCAGGATACTCCAGAGAATTTCCTGGCAACACCCACGCGGAGCAATGTGCCCTCgagaaatattttaagCGCACAAATCAGAAATTCACCCCTCCAGGAACAATCATATACACCACAATGGAACCATGTTCTTACCGGCTAAGTGGTAATGAACCATGTGTTCAGAGAATcatcaaacaaaaaggtAATATATCAACTGTCTTTGTAGGTGTCATGGAACCGGACACCTTTGTTAAGAATAACTCAAGCTTCGTCTCACTAAAACAACATGGTATTGATTACATATTGATTCCAGGCTATGAAGAAGCATGCATCAAAGCTGCAACCAAGGGTCACAAGCCCTCAACGACCGTTAATTGATGCACTTTATCGCCTTAGATCGCAACGTGTTAAATAATAGTAGGTATATCATTCTATACGTAGGACAATTTTTTTCGGAATTTGAACTTCCAACAAGTTTGAAAGCGCGGTTGCTGCTGAAGGTTAGCTAATGCAAACGTTATAGAAGAACTGTCTCTGTGTGCCGATTGAGAACGGTATGTCTAGAAGGAAAGCTGCTGTCGGTCAGAAACCTGTTGCTTTAGGGTCAGGAAGATCGAAAGATGACAACAATATGTTGGAAGCACTGAAGTTGTATGAAAATAAGAGCTACAAGAAATCTCTGAAGATCTTAGACGGGATCTTGAAAAAGAACTCTACACATGTTGAATCATTGGCATTGAAGGGGTTGAACCTAGTGTTCACTGAACAAAAGCAAGATGCGGAACTTTATGTTAAGAAGGCTGTTTCAAGGATCACTGGAACCTTGGCTTCTCCTATCTGCTGTCATATTTTGGGTATTTATTATAGGCAAGTTAAACAGTATGCCAATTCAATTACTTGGTTTCAGGCTTCTTTGGATAATGGATCCACTAATAAGCAGATCTATAGAGATATCTCTAGTTTACAGTCTCAGGAACGGGATTATACCAATTTGTTGGTGTCTAGGAAGGTGTACTGGGAAACCTTCATGGGTTATAGAGCCAATTGGACAGCTTTAGCAATTGCTTATGATTTGAATTCCCAGTATTCCGAAGCTGTTAATTTGCTGTCTCGTTTCGAG encodes:
- the INP54 gene encoding phosphoinositide 5-phosphatase INP54 (similar to Ashbya gossypii AEL090C); the encoded protein is MSDTENFQQLSIWLTTFNCAKLFPFDKPADTTIRQRQVIEKLLPVEIHHDIYVLSFQELVSIPQALYPGVVSCYLDILAPLVLEHLNNGYHKLTHNESKHFINSKNENQEWSEDTEPLLSHMSGFSVNDNVAGQESHVNGCYKHVGSNSIGATGVIVFAKTDISVLNYATTNVRCGNLYSVLKGATVIQLVIDRNSQRQKLTFISAHLAASEGNRNLKRRINDFTTVMDHVRYSFSKIFDGLVFFCGDLNFRVQPPQPIGLDYTDANVIRTLLDENDELNMIRSQHIALQEFEEPIIEFSPTYKYFTEIDDSLYNFRRQPSWCDRILYSKSAHNLFIKTQNYNAIVRTPALYFSDHQPVVLGVTVNMTSKHFEPFDRQMPRRFEHILGTAVDMLLFIFTWIHCSYGIPGDLVAGVTFLTILYVLLD
- a CDS encoding uncharacterized protein (similar to Ashbya gossypii AEL091C) — protein: MLFRTVSSVFAGGCQRQLPFLRSRISLMSDRQVKKGSVRQVSPSDIEDDHLTGISSSGRKKMKKNNGMRALRDESGFKLKVQDIGISRHKQVDPEYEVQVKGPLRIVLPYNFTYKTFCKLRWRDRKLFDIFVDEFRDREKSYYRKVITQGAVLLNDIPSTMDSIVRNGDLITHNTHRHEPPVTSRPIKTVFENDDILVIDKPSGIPVHPTGRYRFNTITKILENQLGYTVHPCNRLDRLTSGLMFLAKTPKGADIMGDQLKAREVTKEYVARVVGEFPVEPITVSQPLKTIEPKLGLNKTCDINEEGAKEAKTRFRRISFDGETSIVKCQPYTGRTHQIRVHLQYLGYPIANDPIYSNPHIWGPTLGKGCEADYEQIISKLNEIGKTKSAESWYHPNSEGEVLMGKQCSQCEADLYTNPGPNDLDLWLHAYCYESTEIDREGNKKWSYRTCFPEWALAPHKKYLELAVEEAKKCEPTTTAFSVGAVLVNGTDIISAGYSREFPGNTHAEQCALEKYFKRTNQKFTPPGTIIYTTMEPCSYRLSGNEPCVQRIIKQKGNISTVFVGVMEPDTFVKNNSSFVSLKQHGIDYILIPGYEEACIKAATKGHKPSTTVN